From the Deltaproteobacteria bacterium genome, one window contains:
- the mraY gene encoding phospho-N-acetylmuramoyl-pentapeptide-transferase, whose translation MLYLLLYPLHSTFPVLNVFRYITFRAALAALLSLLLSFVIGPWLIRSLKRWQIGQHIREDGPAHHAGKAGTPTMGGTLIVLSLTLSTLLVADVTNVYVLLALVVTVAFAAIGLVDDWLKLRSRSSRGLSMWSKLVPQTAVAAAAVAVLLAQPDFNSTVAVPFFKNVQPDLGLWYVPFAVVVVVGASNAVNLTDGLDGLAIGPVMTAAAAYAIIVYLAGHVKFAEYLQIPYVSRVGELTVFCAAVVAAGMGFLWFNTYPAQIFMGDVGSLGLGAALGIVAVISKNEILLVLVGGVFVVEAVSVIVQVASFKTRGKRVFRMAPIHHHYELKGWPEPQIIVRFWIVSIICALFALSTLKLR comes from the coding sequence GTGCTGTACCTGCTGCTCTATCCGCTGCATTCCACGTTCCCGGTGCTGAACGTGTTCCGCTACATCACGTTCCGCGCGGCGCTGGCGGCGCTCCTGTCGCTGCTGCTCTCCTTCGTCATCGGCCCCTGGCTCATCCGCTCCCTCAAGCGCTGGCAGATCGGCCAGCACATTCGCGAGGACGGCCCCGCGCACCATGCCGGCAAGGCCGGCACTCCCACCATGGGGGGCACCCTGATCGTCCTGTCCCTGACGCTGTCCACGCTGCTGGTGGCGGACGTCACCAACGTGTACGTCTTGCTGGCCCTGGTCGTGACCGTGGCGTTCGCCGCCATCGGTCTCGTCGACGACTGGCTCAAGCTCAGGAGCCGCAGCAGCCGCGGGCTGTCCATGTGGAGCAAGCTCGTGCCCCAGACCGCCGTGGCCGCGGCGGCGGTGGCGGTGCTGCTGGCGCAGCCCGACTTCAACAGCACGGTGGCGGTGCCGTTCTTCAAGAACGTGCAACCGGACCTGGGGCTCTGGTACGTGCCCTTCGCGGTGGTGGTGGTGGTGGGCGCCTCCAACGCGGTGAACCTGACCGACGGCCTCGACGGCCTCGCCATCGGCCCGGTGATGACCGCCGCCGCCGCCTACGCGATCATCGTCTACCTCGCGGGCCACGTGAAGTTCGCCGAGTACCTGCAGATTCCCTACGTGTCCCGGGTGGGCGAGTTGACGGTGTTCTGCGCCGCGGTGGTGGCGGCGGGCATGGGTTTCCTGTGGTTCAACACCTATCCCGCGCAGATTTTCATGGGCGACGTCGGCAGCTTGGGCCTCGGAGCCGCCCTCGGGATCGTGGCGGTCATCAGCAAGAACGAGATCCTGCTGGTCTTGGTGGGCGGGGTCTTCGTGGTGGAGGCGGTGTCCGTGATCGTACAGGTGGCGTCGTTCAAGACGCGCGGCAAACGGGTCTTCCGCATGGCGCCGATCCACCATCACTACGAGCTCAAGGGTTGGCCGGAACCGCAGATCATCGTGCGGTTCTGGATCGTGTCGATCATTTGCGCGCT